From the genome of Sander lucioperca isolate FBNREF2018 chromosome 1, SLUC_FBN_1.2, whole genome shotgun sequence, one region includes:
- the LOC116052503 gene encoding signal-regulatory protein beta-2-like isoform X1: MLILFCVAFFTMGRCTDDQSFVTKTVCVGEDVTLTCSRPSGLSGYLFWIRVVAGNFPEMLGATYTFDNGNVNKTPRITAKQEPGTFVLHITKTELSDTAFYYCEQVVELQTTFLNKTSLKVKAPEPDITAVIQDFPSDPARPGDSVTLQCSVLSDSDKTCPGEQSVFWFRAGSSEFHPSLIYAHRNRGDECEKSPEAYSPQKCVYNFSKIISSSDAGTYYCAVATCGEILFGNGTKLDIEAANMSSGDCQRANTILSLLCAALATSLTVVALLVYTIKKKKFNCCNAAAAVLQTNATSTGDQQSQQTDEDSLVYSVPNFTRGKAGRSVRRDATTVEGESIYTDVRVLG, translated from the exons ATGCTGATCCTATTTTGCGTAGCTTTCTTCACAATGGGGC GATGCACAGACGACCAAAGTTTTGTGACAAAGACTGTTTGTGTTGGAGAAGATGTGACTCTAACATGTAGCCGCCCGTCTGGATTGTCAGGATACTTATTTTGGATTAGAGTTGTTGCTGGAAACTTTCCTGAAATGTTAGGAGCCACTTACACATTTGATAATGGCAACGTTAATAAAACTCCTCGCATTACAGCAAAACAAGAGCCTGGGACATTTGTTCTACATATTACCAAAACAGAGCTGAGTGATACTGCATTTTACTACTGTGAACAAGTGGTTGAACTACAAACAACATTTCTGAATAAAACGTCTCTGAAAGTGAAAG CACCAGAACCTGATATCACTGCCGTCATTCAAGACTTTCCATCTGATCCAGCCCGCCCAGGAGACTCAGTGACTCTTCAGTGTTCAGTCCTTTCAGACTCAGACAAAACATGTCCAGGTGAACAAAGTGTGTTCTGGTTCAGAGCCGGATCAAGTGAATTTCATCCCAGTTTAATATACGCTCACAGAAACCGTGGTGATGAATGTGAGAAGAGTCCTGAGGCTTACTCTCCAcagaaatgtgtttacaacttcTCTAAAATCATCAGCTCCTCTGATGCTGGGACTTATTACTGTGCTGTGGCCACATGTGGGGAGATATTATTTGGAAATGGAACAAAACTGGACATTGAAG CAGCCAACATGTCGTCTGGCGATTGTCAGCGGGCCAatacaattctgtctctgttgtGTGCTGCTTTGGCTACAAGTTTGACTGTTGTAGCCTTACTGGTATACACcatcaagaaaaaaaagttcaattGTTGTAATG CTGCTGCTGCGGTCCTGCAAACAAATGCAACATCTACTGGTGATCAACAAAGTCAACAA ACAGATGAAGACTCATTGGTTTATTCTGTGCCAAACTTCACCAGAGGGAAAGCTGGCAGGAGTGTCAGGAGAGATGCAACTACAGTCGAGGGAGAGAGCATCTACACTGATGTCAGGGTTTTGGGGTAG
- the LOC116052503 gene encoding signal-regulatory protein beta-2-like isoform X2 yields the protein MLILFCVAFFTMGRCTDDQSFVTKTVCVGEDVTLTCSRPSGLSGYLFWIRVVAGNFPEMLGATYTFDNGNVNKTPRITAKQEPGTFVLHITKTELSDTAFYYCEQVVELQTTFLNKTSLKVKAPEPDITAVIQDFPSDPARPGDSVTLQCSVLSDSDKTCPGEQSVFWFRAGSSEFHPSLIYAHRNRGDECEKSPEAYSPQKCVYNFSKIISSSDAGTYYCAVATCGEILFGNGTKLDIEANMSSGDCQRANTILSLLCAALATSLTVVALLVYTIKKKKFNCCNAAAAVLQTNATSTGDQQSQQTDEDSLVYSVPNFTRGKAGRSVRRDATTVEGESIYTDVRVLG from the exons ATGCTGATCCTATTTTGCGTAGCTTTCTTCACAATGGGGC GATGCACAGACGACCAAAGTTTTGTGACAAAGACTGTTTGTGTTGGAGAAGATGTGACTCTAACATGTAGCCGCCCGTCTGGATTGTCAGGATACTTATTTTGGATTAGAGTTGTTGCTGGAAACTTTCCTGAAATGTTAGGAGCCACTTACACATTTGATAATGGCAACGTTAATAAAACTCCTCGCATTACAGCAAAACAAGAGCCTGGGACATTTGTTCTACATATTACCAAAACAGAGCTGAGTGATACTGCATTTTACTACTGTGAACAAGTGGTTGAACTACAAACAACATTTCTGAATAAAACGTCTCTGAAAGTGAAAG CACCAGAACCTGATATCACTGCCGTCATTCAAGACTTTCCATCTGATCCAGCCCGCCCAGGAGACTCAGTGACTCTTCAGTGTTCAGTCCTTTCAGACTCAGACAAAACATGTCCAGGTGAACAAAGTGTGTTCTGGTTCAGAGCCGGATCAAGTGAATTTCATCCCAGTTTAATATACGCTCACAGAAACCGTGGTGATGAATGTGAGAAGAGTCCTGAGGCTTACTCTCCAcagaaatgtgtttacaacttcTCTAAAATCATCAGCTCCTCTGATGCTGGGACTTATTACTGTGCTGTGGCCACATGTGGGGAGATATTATTTGGAAATGGAACAAAACTGGACATTGAAG CCAACATGTCGTCTGGCGATTGTCAGCGGGCCAatacaattctgtctctgttgtGTGCTGCTTTGGCTACAAGTTTGACTGTTGTAGCCTTACTGGTATACACcatcaagaaaaaaaagttcaattGTTGTAATG CTGCTGCTGCGGTCCTGCAAACAAATGCAACATCTACTGGTGATCAACAAAGTCAACAA ACAGATGAAGACTCATTGGTTTATTCTGTGCCAAACTTCACCAGAGGGAAAGCTGGCAGGAGTGTCAGGAGAGATGCAACTACAGTCGAGGGAGAGAGCATCTACACTGATGTCAGGGTTTTGGGGTAG
- the LOC116052501 gene encoding uncharacterized protein LOC116052501, protein MVILWITLLLLHQGYALISVTTVQLGKPATFTCVLPDSEYSNTRIKWYKQSFGDTLTLIITLIKGTTNPMFEQGFPPSRFNANHTTTMSSLTILKTIQEDEALYHCAFSSWSTDQFSGTYLSLKGNTQRTSNYTVVQQPTVSDPVHPGDSVTLQCSVLSDSEKKSCPGEHSVHWFGVRSHKSHPHIIYTDENGHDGCDKISDTQRSCVYRFSKNVSSSDAGTYYCAVATCGEILFGDGTKLDIEGTGVWSSGIIQMDNTFLLLLCAVLAISVIVISVLINAIKKNKCGYCNNKAAVSLQENVAKRNLTRDEDAWIYSAVVFTVMKTGSGGTRDAKAAERERIYTAVRAFGLD, encoded by the exons ATGGTCATTTTATGGATAACACTGCTTCTTCTCCATCAGGGAT ATGCACTGATCTCAGTGACCACAGTCCAACTTGGCAAACCTGCGACCTTCACATGTGTTTTACCTGATTCGGAGTATAGCAATACACGAATCAAGTGGTACAAACAGAGTTTTGGTGATACTCTTACATTAATTATTACGCTGATAAAAGGCACTACAAATCCTATGTTTGAACAAGGATTTCCTCCCTCACGATTTAATGCAAACCATACTACAACCATGAGCTCTCTGACCATTTTGAAGACAATCCAAGAAGATGAGGCATTGTATCACTGTGCATTCTCTTCCTGGAGTACGGATCAGTTTAGTGGCACCTATCTGTCCTTAAAAG GAAACACTCAGAGGACATCAAACTATACTGTTGTTCAGCAGCCAACAGTATCTGATCCAGTTCATCCAGGAGACTCTGTCACTCTCCAGTGTTCAGTCCTCTCCGACTCTGAGAAGAAGTCCTGTCCAGGTGAACACAGTGTGCACTGGTTTGGAGTTCGATCACATAAATCTCATCCACACATCATCTACACTGATGAAAATGGACATGATGGATGTGATAAGATATCTGACACTCAGAGGAGTTGTGTTTATCGCTTCTCCAAGAACGTCAGCTCCTCTGATGCCGGGACTTACTACTGTGCTGTAGCCACATGTGGAGAGATATTATTTGGAGATGGAACAAAACTGGACATTGAAG GAACCGGCGTGTGGTCTTCTGGTATTATACAGATGGACAATACATTTCTGCTTCTGCTGTGTGCCGTCTTGGCTATAAGTGTGATCGTTATATCCGTCCTTATTAACGCAATCAAGAAGAACAAGTGTGGTTATTGCAATAATAAAG CTGCTGTTTCCCTGCAAGAAAATGTTGCAAAAAGAAATTTAACG AGAGATGAAGACGCATGGATTTATTCTGCTGTCGTTTTTACTGTGATGAAAACTGGCAGTGGTGGAACGAGGGATGCaaaagcagcagagagagagaggatctACACCGCAGTCAGGGCTTTTGGGTTGGATTAG
- the LOC118495041 gene encoding uncharacterized protein LOC118495041, which produces MIGRLAALTLLSSVYLIQTAEVLHQIPLTVVKVGGNVTLQCPLSEMEGKFFSWYKQPLGYMPQTVATGTYTQPKLIGQFNNPRFKVTEGNAQYFLNIRDVSKEDEATYFCMNGTAYSSSFATGIFLAVNDHNQQKSVYMKQSPETESVQPGDSVTLQCSLLSKTKGNTDQCPGEHSVYWFRSGSGESHPGIIYTHSDEEEERSCVYSLSKTIQNSSDTGTYYCAVVTCGEILFGEGTKVETSMFLKSLNVEL; this is translated from the exons ATGATTGGAAGACTGGCTGCTTTGACTCTCCTTAGTTCAGTGT ACCTGATTCAAACTGCAGAGGTTCTTCACCAGATTCCTTTGACTGTGGTTAAGGTTGGTGGGAATGTTACTTTGCAGTGTCCACTTTCTGAAATGGAAGGCAAATTCTTCTCCTGGTATAAGCAGCCTCTTGGATATATGCCCCAAACAGTTGCTACAGGAACGTATACTCAACCAAAACTTATAGGACAATTTAACAATCCACGTTTCAAAGTAACAGAGGGGAATGCTCAGTATTTTCTTAACATCAGAGATGTCAGCAAAGAGGACGAAGCAACATACTTCTGTATGAATGGAACAGCGTATTCATCGAGTTTTGCTACTGGCATCTTCTTGGCTGTGAATG ATCATAATCAGCAGAAATCTGTCTACATGAAACAAAGTCCGGAGACTGAGTCGGTTCAGCCGGGCGACTCAGTGACTCTCCAGTGTTCCCTTCTCTCCAAGACAAAAGgaaacacagatcagtgtccAGGTGAACACAGTGTGTACTGGTTCAGATCTGGATCAGGAGAATCTCATCCAGGCATCATTTACACTCACAGCgatgaagaagaggaaagaagTTGTGTCTACAGTCTGTCCAAAACTATACAGAACTCTTCTGATACTGGGACTTACTACTGTGCTGTGGTCACGTGTGGAGAGATCCTGTTTGGTGAAGGAACTAAAGTGGAGACAAGTATGTTTTTAAAGTCTTTAAATGTTGAATTGTGA
- the LOC116052506 gene encoding uncharacterized protein LOC116052506, which translates to MIGRLAALTVLSSVYLIQTAEVLHQIPLTVVKVGGNVTLQCPLSEMEGKFFSWYKQPLGYMPQTVATGTYTQPKLIGQFNNPRFKVTEGNAQYFLNIRDVSKEDEATYFCMNGTAYSSSFATGIFLAVNDHNQQKSVYMKQSPETESVQPGDSVTLQCSLLSKTKGNTDQCPGEHSVYWFRSGSGESHPGIIYTHSDEEEERSCVYSLSKTIQNSSDTGTYYCAVVTCGEILFGEGTKVETGQEWDPVVIMLGILLALCVIVIAILIFSRN; encoded by the exons ATGATTGGAAGACTGGCTGCTTTGACTGTCCTTAGTTCAGTGT ACCTGATTCAAACTGCAGAGGTTCTTCACCAGATTCCTTTGACTGTGGTTAAGGTTGGTGGGAATGTTACTTTGCAGTGTCCACTTTCTGAAATGGAAGGCAAATTCTTCTCCTGGTATAAGCAGCCTCTTGGATATATGCCCCAAACAGTTGCTACAGGAACGTATACTCAACCAAAACTTATAGGACAATTTAACAATCCACGTTTCAAAGTAACAGAGGGGAATGCTCAGTATTTTCTTAACATCAGAGATGTCAGCAAAGAGGACGAAGCAACATACTTCTGTATGAATGGAACAGCGTATTCATCGAGTTTTGCTACTGGCATCTTCTTGGCTGTGAATG ATCATAATCAGCAGAAATCTGTCTACATGAAACAAAGTCCGGAGACTGAGTCGGTTCAGCCGGGCGACTCAGTGACTCTCCAGTGTTCCCTTCTCTCCAAGACAAAAGgaaacacagatcagtgtccAGGTGAACACAGTGTGTACTGGTTCAGATCTGGATCAGGAGAATCTCATCCAGGCATCATTTACACTCACAGCgatgaagaagaggaaagaagTTGTGTCTACAGTCTGTCCAAAACTATACAGAACTCCTCTGATACTGGGACTTACTACTGTGCTGTGGTCACGTGTGGAGAGATCCTGTTTGGTGAAGGAACTAAAGTGGAGACAG GACAAGAATGGGACCCAGTTGTCATCATGCTCGGGATACTGTTGGCTCTCTGCGTGATTGTGATTGCCATTCTTATTTTCTCACGAAACTGA